From Salinicola endophyticus:
CGCTTGAGTCGCTTGGCCAGTTGGCGCCGTCCCGACTTGGGCGTCGCCGCCAACTGCAGCTGACGCCGACGTTCGGAGAATCGCGCATCCAGCGAGGTCACCCGCAACTGGCCTCCGCTATCACCACCGCCGCGGCGGCGGCCGCGCGCCACCAGGGCCAGAACTAGCGCCAGCGCGACGACGAGTGTCGCCGTCTTGGCCAGGAACATACCGTACTCCGCCAGCCATCCGATCACATCTCGCTCCTTCACATGGTTTACTTCTAATCCAATATCCGCCCAGCCCTCGCTGAGACCCGGTGCAAATCCAGTTGATCATTCGGCAAACGCCGACGCTCTCCGCGGGCAGGCGAGAATCGGCTTGAGAAACCGCAACTTGCATAACGCCAAGCGCAGTGGTTTGCTTGTCCTAAAGCCAATGGAGGGCCATCATGGATGACGACCAGCTGATCGCCAAGCTACAACACCGCTTCGACCCCGCGGCCGCAGGCGATCTCAACGCGACCTACCAGTTCCTGCTGCACGACGCCGACGATCATCATCTGGTGATCGAAGGTGGCAGCCTCAGCATCCACGCTGGTCACCACACGGCACCCGATGTGACCATCGAGAGTGATACCGCCACCCTCATCGCCCTGATCAAAAAAGAGCTCAATGCCATGCAGGCGTTGCTCGGTGGCCGGGTCAAGGTCAAGGGCGATATTGGCCTGGCGGCACGTCTGCCCAAGCTGTTCGGCAAGCGCAACGACTAGGTTTTGTACGAAAACTACCTGTGCTCGGCAATACGGCGTTAAGAATCGGCTGGAGCGCCAGCCCGGTCAAAATGCTCATTTACACCCTGTAAACTGGAGCGCCAGCCCGGTCCGCTTTCGCCGATTTTTGCCTTGTCTTGCCTTAGCTCGATGACTTTTCGTGCAAACCCTAAGCACTCTCCAATGACAACCAAGAACTCTCCGACGGGGCCGTAGGCGTCGACTGCTCGGCGTGTGACATCGACCGTCTCTCAGCGGGTCGCCACCGCGCGCCGGTGAGTCTCTATCAGCTGGCGCGAGATCGAGTAGCTGGGCGGCAGTTCCGGCAGGCGTTCCGGCGTGAACCAGGCCGCATCGGCAATCTCGTGGCCGTCGATACGAATGCGCCGGCTGGTCGCCTCGGCGAAGAAGCCCATCATCAGCGAGTGCGGGAAAGGCCATGACTGGCTCTTGAAGAAACTGACCCGCCCCACCTCGACGCCGACCTCCTCCATCACTTCGCGGCGCACGGCCCCCTCTACCGCCTCGCCGGGCTCGATGAAGCCGGCCAGCGTCGAGTAACGCCGCGGCGGAAAGCGCGGGCTCCGCGCCAGCAGCATGTCGCGGCCGAAGGTCACCAGGGTGATGATACAGGGCGAGATACGCGGGTAGGCACGCAGACCGCACTGCTCGCAGGCCATCGCGAACTCATGTGCCAGGCGCTGGGTAGGATGGCCACAGCGCCCGCAGAAACGGTGATCGCGTTCCCAGTGGCTGACCTGCAGCGCCGTCGCCAGCAGTTCGCTCTCGGCCGGCGATATCTGCGCCAGCCAATCCCGCGCCGCGGGCCACGTCTCGTCGCCCGTCTCGATCGACAGCGCCACCGGCTCGTCGTTCCAGAAGCCCAGGCGCAGCGCCTGCGGCGGCCAGGCTACGTCACGTTCGAGCACGCCCTGGCCGCCACTGCCCGGCGCCACGCCCTGGGCGTTCATGCGGATAAGCCAGCCTCGTCGCACATCCGCGGGGGGCAGCTCGCGACGCAGCATCAGGAGGCGGCCCCATCACCGTTCAGCGCGTCCCAGCGACACTGACCGGCGGCTTGGCGGATCTGCGCCAGGCGCTCGCGGTGCGCCTCCCATTCGGCATCGCTGGGCTGCGCCACGACCAGCGGCGTGGCCGCCCGATCGAGCTGGAGATGGGCACCGGCGCCGCTCTCGTTGCGGCTCTCGTTCTCTTCGCTACCGGCCAGCGACAGCGCCGTCTGGCCACCGGTCATGGCCAGGTAGACCTCGGCCAGGATCTCCGAGTCGAGCAAGGCGCCGTGCAGCACGCGCTGGCCATTGTCGATATCGTAGCGCTTGCACAACGCATCCAGGCTGTTGCGCTGCCCCGGGTGCATCTGTCGCGCCATCTTGAGGGTGTCGAGCACGCTGCAGTGCTCGGCTACCGGTCCCAGCACCGGCTCGCCGCGGGCGGCCTTGAGCAGGCGAAACTCATGGTCGAAGAAGCCGACGTCGAACGGCGCGTTGTGGATCACCAGCTGGGCGCCACGCATGAACTCCCACAGCTCATCCGCGATCTGCGCAAACACAGGCTCGTTGGCCACCCGCTCGTTGGTGATCCCGTGAATCTCGATCGCCTCGGCCTCGATATGGCGCTCGGGGTTGACGTACTGATGATAGGTGCGGCCGGTGAAGCGGCGGTTGATCAGCTCGATCCCACCGATCTCGATGATGCGATGCCCTTCGCGCGGGTCGATCCCGGTGGTTTCCGTATCCATGACGATTTGGCGCATGCGGCTCTCCTCGCTCTCAAGCACTCGATCTGTAGTAACTCGATCTGTAGTAGCACCAGCGCTCACACGCCGGGGCTCTGGTTGGCGCGGGTCAGTCGCCAGCGATCACCGCGTCGATCGCCTCGTTGACCAGCCGGTCGGCCGCCTCGTTACCGGGGTGGCCACTGTGGCCCTTGACCCAGTGCCACTCGATGCGATGCCGCTGGGTCTCCGCCAGCAGTTCACGCCACAGCTCGGCATTCTTCACCGGCTCTTTGGAGGCGGTCTTCCAGCCACGCTTCTGCCAGCCGTGAATCCACTCGGTGATTCCCTTGCGCAGATACTGGGAGTCGGTCCACAGCGCCACCTGACAGGGGCGGTCGAGGGCCCGCAGCGCCTGGATCGCCGCCATCAGCTCCATGCGGTTGTTGGTGGTATGACGCTCGCCGCCCTTGAGTGACTTCTGGTGCTGGCCCGAGACCAGCATCGCCCCCCAGCCGCCGGGGCCGGGGTTACCGCGGCAACCGCCGTCGGTGTAGATGGTGACCTGAGGCGGATTGGCCTGAGACGTGGCGTCAGCGGCGGAGGCAGATGAAGAGGAAGCTGGCAAAACGTGAATTCTCTCTGGCGTATTGGCCCATCGACGGCATGCATCGATGGGTAGTTCGACCGCCCCAACGGCGCCGGGCGGTCGGCTATCGGCGCCTGGCAGCGCCCCGGCATCCTGGGGTCAAGCGTCGTGCGACGTCTCCAGACGTCGCACGGCGGCATCTTGCAGCGAGCGCGCCGTGGGGGAACCAGTGGCACCGGCGGCTTCCCGTGTCGGTGCCTGCAGATGATGCCGCGCCAATCCCAGCCAGGCACCGGACTTGGCCCCCACCAGGGTGGGCTCGCGCAGCGCAATCGGCTGCACCGGCAGCGCCCGGCGCCGGGCGATCAACAGATAGGCCTGCCCCAGCGGCACGTTATAGCGCCGGCCGAATGTTTCCAGCCGTCGGTTGCGTGCCGAACGCCAGGGCAGCCGGAAGCCGCAGTAGTCTACTCGCTCGATCTCGAAGTCGACAAACTCGAGCCAGTCGCGCAGCCGCCGGGGGGTACGCCAGGCGCGCTGCCAAGGCGGCTGATGCCGACGCGGGACGCCCCCGGTCGGGGCATAGGGGTGCCAGCCGAAAACCACCAGTCGGCCGTCGGCGCGGGTCACCCGAGCGGCCTCCTGCAACACCTGATGGGGGCGCTCGACCGCCTCGAGCAGATGATGGACCACGGTCAGGTCGAGGCTGTCATCGGCCAGCGGCAGGCGCTCCGGCGCGCAGATCAGGGTATTGGGCTGGCGCGCCAGCGCCGCGCTGGGCGCCCACTCCAGCGCATGGCGGATGGGGCTCATGTCACTGATCAGTGGCGCCATACCCAGCTGCAGGCTGAGCGCACCATGGTGCTGCTCGCAGTGGGGGCCGAGGCAGGCACGCTCGGCGCGCCACAGCGCGGCACCGGGCCCGGAGTCCCAGAATTGGCGGCCGCGCCGGACCGCTTCGGCGAGCCGTTGCTGCGTAGACGTGATTGACACGGGCGCCTTAACTCCCCAAGGTTATCGCTTTTTGAGCGGTGCGCGACGCCACCCTCGGCGCAGCCGAAGGCCACATGCGGTGGAACCGGCCGGGTCGATCCGGGTCTCAGCGAGGTCGATCGGGTCCAACCTGACATCGTCCCGTCGACAATGCCTTCAACATCGCTGACTGCTTTACCGTCGACACCCGCTCCATCGTCGCAAGAGGATGACACATGCTGAGCGTGAAGCCGATTCCCGCGCTGAATGACAACTATATCTGGCTCCTGCGTCAGGACACCACCGATGCCGTTGCCGTGGTCGATCCGGGCGACGCGGCGCCGGTGATCGACTGGCTCGAGCGCGAACAGCTGCGCCTCGAAAGCATCTTGATCACTCATCACCATCATGATCACACCGGCGGTCTGCGTGAGCTGATCGAGCGCTACGCGCCGCAGGTCTATGGGCCCGAGAATCCGCGCATCGAAGGTATCGGCCAGCACCTCGGCGAGGGCGACGAGTGTCGCATACTGGGGCGCCGCTTCGAGGTCTCGAGCGTCCCCGGACACACCCTCGACCATATCGCCTTCTACGCTCCCGGCACGCCGGGGCTGCTGTTCGCCGGCGACACGCTCTTCTCTGCCGGCTGCGGGCGCCTATTCGAAGGTTCACCGGAGCAGATGCGCCACTCCCTGGCCAAGTTCGATGCCCTGCCCGACGACACCCTGGTGTTCCCGGCGCATGAGTACACCTTGGCCAATCTCGCCTTCGCCAGCGCCGCCGAGCCTGACAATGCTGCCCGTGACGCCTACCGCCAGGAGTGCGAGCAGGCGCGCCGGCTGGAACGCCCGACGCTGCCCACCACGCTGGGCCGCGAACGCCAGATCAATCCATTCCTGCGCCTCGACCAGCCCGCGCTGCGCCAGACGCTGAGCGAGCAAGGCCCCAGCGCCAGCGCGGCAGAGGCCTTCGCCACGCTGCGCGGCTGGAAGGATCGTTTTTGAACGTTGCCCGCCGACACGGCGCCTCGACCGGCGTCGCGGGCGGCAATTTACACCCAAGGATGTCTGCTGCATGAATGCCCGCTCGAGACGCCGCTATCTGGTCATCGGCCTGGCCGGCAGTCTGCTCTGCTCGGCACTGCCGGCGATGGCCTGGAATGACGCCGGTCAGCGTCAGTCCGCCCAGCCGCGCCAAGCCACCTTCTGGTCAGCGCTGCGCCTGGCCGAACGGCCCTCGGCCGACGCCTGGGACACCCTGCGCCGTGGCTTCGCGCTCTCCCACGAGACCGACAATCCGCGCGTGGCGCGCTGGCTCGAGTGGTACCGCCAGCACCCGCACCACGTCGAGCTGGTCGCCGAACAGGCCCGCCCTTGGCTGCACTGGGTGACCCAGCGGCTCGCCGCCAACCATCTGCCCACCGAGATCGCCCTGCTGCCGTTCATCGAGAGCGGCTACAATCCGACCGCCACCAATCCCGGCGGCGCCACCGGGCTGTGGCAGTTCATGCCCGCCACCGGCGATGCCATGGGGCTCTCGCGCACTGCCTGGTACGACGGCCGGCGCGATGTGGTCGCCGCCACCGACGCCGCCATGCGCTATCTGCGTCAGCTTGCCGATCGCTGGTATGACGGCGATCTGCTGCTGGCACTGGCCGCTTACAACGCCGGTGCCGGCACCGTCAACGCGGCACGCGACGCCGCCGCCAACCGCGGCGAGCCAATCGACTACTGGCACCTGCGTCTGCCGAACGAGACCATGAATTACATTCCGCGGCTGCTGGCCCTGGCAGAGGTGATCGCCCGGCCCGCTGACTACGATGTCGCGCTACCGTCGATCCCCGACCGCACGCCGTTCGTCAAAGTCGCCACCGACGGCCCGCTGACGCTCTCCATGGCCGCCGAACTCTCGGGGGTCGACCCGCACACCCTGCGCCAGCTCAATCCCGGCTTCAAGCGCGCCTCGACCCGGCCCCGCGAGGATGCCAGCATCCTGGTGCCGGTGGCGGCCAAAAAGCGCTTCCTGGCCAATCTCGCCAGCCTGCCGGCGTCCGAGCGCACGGTGCTCGACCGCTATGTGGTCAAGCGTGGCGATACTCTGTCCGGCATTGCCGCGCGTTTTGCCACCAGTGTCGGCGACATTCGGCGCGAGAACGGGCTCCACGGGAACACCATCCGTATCGGCCAGGCGCTCTCGGTGCCGGCCCGCGCGCTCGCGAACAATTCGCGCTGAGAGCACAGGCCAGCCCATGAATGGCACAGGGTGTTGCCAACGGCGTCGACGCGCGCACGCCGTTTGCGTACAAACCTCTGGGATTCGGGTATAACTCACGGCCAGACAACGATGAGTACGGGAGCACGCATGCAAGGGGAGCGGCTGCGAGGCGGGGGCTGGAGAGGTGTCCTGGCGCTGGGCGTGGCACTGATGCTGATGGCGACCAGTGGCGTGGCCGACACCACGCCGGTGCCCACGGTGCATGCGCTGGCGCTCTACGACGATCCCGCACTGCCGGCGAACTTCGACCACCTGCCCTACGCCAACCCCGACGCCCCCAAGGGCGGCACCCTGCGCCGCGCCGCCAACGGCAGCTTCGACTCGACCAATCCGTTCATCATCCAGGGCACCCCCGCCAGCGGGCTCGAGCAGATCTACGATACCTTGATGGCCTCCAGCGCCGATGAGCCCTTCACCATGTACGGGCTACTCGCCGCCGGGGTGCGACTCGATCCCGACCGCCACTGGATCGAGTTCGATCTGCGCCCGCAGGCGCGCTTCCACGACGGCACCCCGGTCACCGCCGCCGACGTGGTGTTCAGCTTTCGCCTGCTGCGCGACAAGGGCTCGCCCTTTTACCGCGCCTACTATGCCAGTGTCGATTCGGTCACCGCACTCGGCACCCATCGGGTGCGCTTCGACTTCCCCGACAACGACTCCCGCGAACTGCCGCTGATCCTGGGCCAGCTGCCGGTGCTGCCCGAGCACTACTGGCAGGGGCGCGATTTCACCCGCCCGACCCTCGACAAGCTGCTCGGCTCCGGTCCCTACGCCATCGCCGATGTCGACCCCGGCAGGCGTATCGTCTATCGCCGGGTCGACGACTACTGGGGGCGCGATCTGCCGATCAACCGCGGCCGCTACAATATCGATCGACTGGTCTACGACTACTTCCGCGATCAGTCGGTGGCGCTGGAAGCCTTTCTCGCCGGCGCGCTCGACCTGCGCCTGGAGAGCAGCGCCAAGAACTGGGCAACCGCCTACGACACCCCGGCAGTGGCAGACGGGGCGATCCGCCGGGTGGTCGTCCCCGACGGACAGCCCGCCGGCATGCAGGGCTATATCATCAATACCCGCCGCCCGGCGCTTTCCGACACCCGCGTACGCCATGCGCTCAATCTGGCCTTCGACTTCGACTGGCTCAACCAGCACATCTTCTATGGCGCCTATCGCCGCACCCAGAGCTATTTCCAGAACTCCGAGATGGCCGCCAGCGGCCTGCCCGGCCCGGCGGAGCTGAAACTGCTAGCGCCCTACCGCGACCAGCTTCCGGCGGCGGTATTCGACCAACCGCTGCCCATCCCCCAGCCCGAGGAGTTGCGCCCGCGCCTGCGCCAGGCCCTCGAGCTGCTGCGTGAGGCGGGCTACGAAGTGCGCGACGGAGTCATGGTCGAGCGCCAGAGCGGGCGTCCGCTGACGCTGGAGTTCCTGCTCTACGACAGCCAGTTCGAGCGCATCACCCAGCCCTTCGTGCACAACCTGGCCCGGCTCGGCATTCAGAGCCGCATCCGCGTGGTCGACGTCAACCAGTATCTGAGCCGGCTGCGCCAGTTCCAGTTCGACCTGATCGTCGGCAGCTACCCGCAGTCGGCCAATCCGGGCAACGAGCAGCGTGACTTCTGGACCAGTGCCTACGCCGAGACCCCGCAGAGCCGCAACCTTGCCGGCGTCAGCGATCCGGTGGTCGATGCACTGGTCGACGATCTGATCCGGGCCGACAGCCGCAGCGCACTGGACACCGCCGCCCGCGCCCTCGACCGGGTCTTGCGCTGGGGCTTCTATGTGGTGCCGCAGTGGAACTTCGACGGCACCCGGGTGGCACTGTGGAACAAGTTCGGCTACCCGCAGCCGTTCCCGCGCTACACTCCGGACTTCAGCGTGTGGTGGGTCGACCCGAACCGCGCCCCGGCGATCACCGCGCGTCAGCGCGGGCAGGAGTGAACGCCTCCATGGCCAGCTATGTTCTGCGTCGTCTGCTGCTGATGGTCCCCACGCTGCTGGGGATTCTGCTGCTCAATTTCGTGATCGTGCAGGCGGCCCCGGGCGGCCCCATCGACCAGATGATGGCGCGCTTCGAGGGTTTGAGCAGTAACGCCAGCACCGGCCTGGAAGGCGGCGGCGGGGACAGCGTCGGCGGCCAGCGCGGCATGCGCACAGCGGGTATCGACGATCAGCTGCGCCAGCAGTTGACCCAGGAGTTCGGCTTCGACAAGCCGGCCTGGGAGCGTTTCGCGCTGATGCTGCGCGACTACGCCACCTTCGACCTCGGCGACAGCCTGTTCCGCGGACGTCCGGTGCTCGATCTGATTCTCGATCGCCTGCCGGTGTCGATCTCTCTGGGGCTATGGACCACGCTGCTGGTCTACTTGATCTCGATCCCGCTGGGCATTCGCAAGGCGCTGCGCCACGGCAGCGCCTTCGACGTCTGGTCGTCGGGGGTGGTGATCGTCGGCTACGCCATCCCCGGCTTCCTGTTCGCGATCCTGCTGATCGTGGTGTTTGCCGGTGGCAGCTACCTGAACTGGTTCCCCCTGCGCGGGCTGACCTCGGCCAATTTCGACGAGCTTTCGCTGCTCGGCAAGGTGCAGGACTACTTCTGGCACATCACCCTGCCGGTGGCCGCCTCGGCGATCGGCAGCTTTGCCACCCTGACCATGCTGACCAAGAACAGCTTCCTCGACGAGATCCACAAGCAGTACGTGCTCACCGCTCGCGCCAAGGGCGCCTCCGAGCGCCGCGTGCTCTACGGACACGTCTTTCGCAATGCCATGCTGATCATCATCGCCGGGATGCCGGCGGCACTGATCGGTATCTTCTTCACCGGCTCGCTGCTGATCGAGGTGATCTTCTCGCTCAACGGCCTGGGTCTACTGGGGTTCGAGGCGGTGATGCAGCGCGACTATCCGCTGATCTTCGGCACCCTCTACCTGTATACGCTGATCGGCCTGCTGCTCAAGCTGATCTCGGATCTCACCTACGTCTGGGTGGATCCGCGCATCGATTTCGCTACCCGAGAGGCGTGATGAGCGACGTGACCCCACCCGTGAACGCCGAGGCACCATCGACCGAGCGCCGCCACCGCCGCCGTCTCTCCCCCATCGCACGCCGGCGTCTGCAGATCTTCCGCGCCAGTCGTCGCGCACGCGTCTCACTATGGCTGTTCACCATCCTGTTCGTGGTCAGCCTGGGCGCCGAGCTGATCGCCAACGACAAACCGCTGGTGATGCAGTACCAGGGCCATTGGTACGTGCCGCTGCTGGTGGACTATCCGGAGACCGCGTTCGGCGGCTTCCTGCCCACCACCACCGACTATCGCGATCCCTTCGTGCGCGAGCAGATCGAGCGTCACGGCTGGGCGCTGTGGCCACCGGTACCGTTCTCCTACCAGACCCTGGATCGCGACATCCAGGGCCCGGTGCCTTCGCCGCCCAGCCTGCGCCACTGGCTCGGCACCGACGACCAGGGCCGCGATGTCTTCGCCCGCGTGCTCTACGGCTTCCGTCTCTCGGTCGCCTTCGCCCTCGCCCTCACCGTCGGCTCGATCGTGCTCGGGGTGCTGATCGGTGGAGTGCAGGGCTACTACGGCGGTAAGGTCGACCTGTTCGGTCAGCGGCTGATCGAAATCTGGTCGGGTCTGCCGGTGCTGTTCCTGCTGATCATCCTGGCCAGTCTGGTCGAGCCCAACGTCTGGTGGCTGCTGGGCATCATGCTGCTGTTCTCGTGGCTGGGGCTGGTCGATATCGTGCGCGCCGAGTTCCTGCGCGCGCGCAACCTGGAGTACGTGCGCGCGGCACGGGCTCTGGGCCTGCCCTCACGGCTGATCATGTGGCGCCACGTACTGCCCAACGCCATGGTCGCCACCCTCACCTTCATCCCATTTCTGTTCACCGGTGCCATCACCACCCTGACCGCGCTGGATTTCCTCGGTTTCGGCCTGCCGCCCGGTTCGCCGTCGCTGGGGGAGCTGGTAGCCCAGGGCAAGAACAATCTGCAGGCACCGTGGCTTGGCATCACCGCCTTTCTTTCGCTCAGCGTGATGCTGTCACTGCTGGTGTTCATTGGCGAGGGGCTGCGCGACGCCTTCGACCCGCGTCACATCGTCACCGCCGCCACGCCAGCCGCCGCCGGTGCAACCGAGAGTACGAGGGCCTTGCCATGAGTCATCCACCGCTGCTCTCCCTCGAGGGTCTGGCGATCCGCGTCGGCGGCTTTCAGGCCGTGACCCGGCTCGATCTGGAGGTAGCGCCGGGCGAGACCGTGGCGGTGGTCGGCGAGTCCGGCTCCGGCAAGTCGGTCAGCGCCCTCGGTGCGCTGGGGCTGCTGCCGCCCGGCAGCGAGGTCAGCGGGCGGCGGTACTTCGCCGGCGAAGACCTGGCGCACCTCACCGCGCGGCAGTGGAATGCCCTGCGCGGCGGGCGCATCGGTTTTGTATTTCAGGAGCCGATGACCTCGCTCAACCCGCTGCACACGGTGGGCAAGC
This genomic window contains:
- a CDS encoding ABC transporter permease translates to MSDVTPPVNAEAPSTERRHRRRLSPIARRRLQIFRASRRARVSLWLFTILFVVSLGAELIANDKPLVMQYQGHWYVPLLVDYPETAFGGFLPTTTDYRDPFVREQIERHGWALWPPVPFSYQTLDRDIQGPVPSPPSLRHWLGTDDQGRDVFARVLYGFRLSVAFALALTVGSIVLGVLIGGVQGYYGGKVDLFGQRLIEIWSGLPVLFLLIILASLVEPNVWWLLGIMLLFSWLGLVDIVRAEFLRARNLEYVRAARALGLPSRLIMWRHVLPNAMVATLTFIPFLFTGAITTLTALDFLGFGLPPGSPSLGELVAQGKNNLQAPWLGITAFLSLSVMLSLLVFIGEGLRDAFDPRHIVTAATPAAAGATESTRALP
- the nudC gene encoding NAD(+) diphosphatase, with translation MNAQGVAPGSGGQGVLERDVAWPPQALRLGFWNDEPVALSIETGDETWPAARDWLAQISPAESELLATALQVSHWERDHRFCGRCGHPTQRLAHEFAMACEQCGLRAYPRISPCIITLVTFGRDMLLARSPRFPPRRYSTLAGFIEPGEAVEGAVRREVMEEVGVEVGRVSFFKSQSWPFPHSLMMGFFAEATSRRIRIDGHEIADAAWFTPERLPELPPSYSISRQLIETHRRAVATR
- a CDS encoding extracellular solute-binding protein, which produces MQGERLRGGGWRGVLALGVALMLMATSGVADTTPVPTVHALALYDDPALPANFDHLPYANPDAPKGGTLRRAANGSFDSTNPFIIQGTPASGLEQIYDTLMASSADEPFTMYGLLAAGVRLDPDRHWIEFDLRPQARFHDGTPVTAADVVFSFRLLRDKGSPFYRAYYASVDSVTALGTHRVRFDFPDNDSRELPLILGQLPVLPEHYWQGRDFTRPTLDKLLGSGPYAIADVDPGRRIVYRRVDDYWGRDLPINRGRYNIDRLVYDYFRDQSVALEAFLAGALDLRLESSAKNWATAYDTPAVADGAIRRVVVPDGQPAGMQGYIINTRRPALSDTRVRHALNLAFDFDWLNQHIFYGAYRRTQSYFQNSEMAASGLPGPAELKLLAPYRDQLPAAVFDQPLPIPQPEELRPRLRQALELLREAGYEVRDGVMVERQSGRPLTLEFLLYDSQFERITQPFVHNLARLGIQSRIRVVDVNQYLSRLRQFQFDLIVGSYPQSANPGNEQRDFWTSAYAETPQSRNLAGVSDPVVDALVDDLIRADSRSALDTAARALDRVLRWGFYVVPQWNFDGTRVALWNKFGYPQPFPRYTPDFSVWWVDPNRAPAITARQRGQE
- a CDS encoding SCP2 sterol-binding domain-containing protein codes for the protein MDDDQLIAKLQHRFDPAAAGDLNATYQFLLHDADDHHLVIEGGSLSIHAGHHTAPDVTIESDTATLIALIKKELNAMQALLGGRVKVKGDIGLAARLPKLFGKRND
- the rnhA gene encoding ribonuclease HI, with protein sequence MPASSSSASAADATSQANPPQVTIYTDGGCRGNPGPGGWGAMLVSGQHQKSLKGGERHTTNNRMELMAAIQALRALDRPCQVALWTDSQYLRKGITEWIHGWQKRGWKTASKEPVKNAELWRELLAETQRHRIEWHWVKGHSGHPGNEAADRLVNEAIDAVIAGD
- a CDS encoding class I SAM-dependent methyltransferase, with protein sequence MSITSTQQRLAEAVRRGRQFWDSGPGAALWRAERACLGPHCEQHHGALSLQLGMAPLISDMSPIRHALEWAPSAALARQPNTLICAPERLPLADDSLDLTVVHHLLEAVERPHQVLQEAARVTRADGRLVVFGWHPYAPTGGVPRRHQPPWQRAWRTPRRLRDWLEFVDFEIERVDYCGFRLPWRSARNRRLETFGRRYNVPLGQAYLLIARRRALPVQPIALREPTLVGAKSGAWLGLARHHLQAPTREAAGATGSPTARSLQDAAVRRLETSHDA
- the dnaQ gene encoding DNA polymerase III subunit epsilon, giving the protein MRQIVMDTETTGIDPREGHRIIEIGGIELINRRFTGRTYHQYVNPERHIEAEAIEIHGITNERVANEPVFAQIADELWEFMRGAQLVIHNAPFDVGFFDHEFRLLKAARGEPVLGPVAEHCSVLDTLKMARQMHPGQRNSLDALCKRYDIDNGQRVLHGALLDSEILAEVYLAMTGGQTALSLAGSEENESRNESGAGAHLQLDRAATPLVVAQPSDAEWEAHRERLAQIRQAAGQCRWDALNGDGAAS
- the gloB gene encoding hydroxyacylglutathione hydrolase, producing MLSVKPIPALNDNYIWLLRQDTTDAVAVVDPGDAAPVIDWLEREQLRLESILITHHHHDHTGGLRELIERYAPQVYGPENPRIEGIGQHLGEGDECRILGRRFEVSSVPGHTLDHIAFYAPGTPGLLFAGDTLFSAGCGRLFEGSPEQMRHSLAKFDALPDDTLVFPAHEYTLANLAFASAAEPDNAARDAYRQECEQARRLERPTLPTTLGRERQINPFLRLDQPALRQTLSEQGPSASAAEAFATLRGWKDRF
- a CDS encoding microcin C ABC transporter permease YejB, with the translated sequence MASYVLRRLLLMVPTLLGILLLNFVIVQAAPGGPIDQMMARFEGLSSNASTGLEGGGGDSVGGQRGMRTAGIDDQLRQQLTQEFGFDKPAWERFALMLRDYATFDLGDSLFRGRPVLDLILDRLPVSISLGLWTTLLVYLISIPLGIRKALRHGSAFDVWSSGVVIVGYAIPGFLFAILLIVVFAGGSYLNWFPLRGLTSANFDELSLLGKVQDYFWHITLPVAASAIGSFATLTMLTKNSFLDEIHKQYVLTARAKGASERRVLYGHVFRNAMLIIIAGMPAALIGIFFTGSLLIEVIFSLNGLGLLGFEAVMQRDYPLIFGTLYLYTLIGLLLKLISDLTYVWVDPRIDFATREA
- a CDS encoding transglycosylase SLT domain-containing protein, encoding MNARSRRRYLVIGLAGSLLCSALPAMAWNDAGQRQSAQPRQATFWSALRLAERPSADAWDTLRRGFALSHETDNPRVARWLEWYRQHPHHVELVAEQARPWLHWVTQRLAANHLPTEIALLPFIESGYNPTATNPGGATGLWQFMPATGDAMGLSRTAWYDGRRDVVAATDAAMRYLRQLADRWYDGDLLLALAAYNAGAGTVNAARDAAANRGEPIDYWHLRLPNETMNYIPRLLALAEVIARPADYDVALPSIPDRTPFVKVATDGPLTLSMAAELSGVDPHTLRQLNPGFKRASTRPREDASILVPVAAKKRFLANLASLPASERTVLDRYVVKRGDTLSGIAARFATSVGDIRRENGLHGNTIRIGQALSVPARALANNSR